Below is a genomic region from Myxococcus fulvus.
GCAGAGCCTCTCCACCTCCGAGTCCACCGGCCTGTCGACGAACCACTTCCAGGCGGAGGCCGAGGTCTCCCGCGCCCACGCCGCGCTGGAGCAGGCTCGACGGGACCTCACGCGCCTCGAGTCCCTCCAGGGCGTGGTGGCGGAGAAGGAGGTCCAACAGGCACGGCTCGCGGTGAGCACCGCCGAGCAGGAGTGGAGCCGCGCGAAGTCCGCGCGCGAGGTCCTCGCGGGCGCGCGCCAGGGGCAGGGCACCGCGCGCGTCTCACTGGTCGCCCCCATCGACGGCGTGCTCGTGGAGGCCCGAGCCTCCGTGGGTGAGCAGGTGGACCCGTCGCGCCCGCTCTTCACCGTGCTGGACGCCTCCATCGTCTGGGTGGAGGCACACGTCTACGAGGCCGAGGTCGCGCGGGCCGAGGGCACCACGGGCGCGCTCATCTCCACCGCGGCCTACCCGGGCCAGCACTTCGCCGCGAAGCCCTATCACGTGGGCCAGATGGTGGACGAGGCGACGCGCAGCGTGCGCGTGCTCTTCGAGGTCGACAACCGCGAGGGCCGCCTGCGTCCCGGCATGTTCGTGGACGTGGCGCTCGGAGAGGGCGGACGCAAGGACGAACTCGCCGTGCCGACGGACGCGGTGGTGGAGGACGAGGGACGCGCGTTCGTCTTCATCCACACCGGGCCGGAGACCTTCGAGCTGCGCCCCGTGGTGCTCGGCGGTACCGACGGCGCGTGGAGGGCGGTGCGCCAGGGCCTGAAGACAGGTGAGCGGGTGGTGGTCTCCGGCGTGGCGGCGCTGAGGCTGGCGCGAGGAGGCCGCTAGTGCTGGACCACGTCATCCTCTTCTCGCTGCGACACCGCCTGTTCGTCGTGCTCGCGGCGGTGGCGGTGCTGCTCTATGGCGGCTGGGCCGTCACGCGGCTCCCCGTGGACGTGTTCCCCGACCTCAACCGTCCCACCGTCACGGTGATGACCGAGGCGGGAGGCCTGTCCCCCGAGGAGGTGGAGACGCTCGTCACCACGCCCATCGAGACGTCGATGAACGGCGCGCCCGGAGTGCAGCGGGTGCGCTCGTCCTCCGGCGTGGGCCTGTCCATCGTCCACGTGGAGTTCGACTGGGGCACAGACATCTACCTGGACCGGCAGCTCGTCTCCGAGCGGCTCCAGGTGGCGCGTGAGCGCCTGCCGCGCGACGTGGCGCCCCACCTGACGCCCGTGTCCTCCATCATGGGGGAGATCCTCCTGCTCGGCGTGCAGAGCGAGGAGGGGCGCACCTCACCGCTGGAGCTGCGCTCGCTGGCGGACTGGGTGCTGCGCCAGCGCCTGCTCACGATTCCCGGCATCGCCCAGGTGACGGTGCTCGGTGGCGGGGTGAAGCAGTTCCAGGTCCGCGTGGCGCCCGCGAAGCTTCTGGCCTTCGGCCTCACCTTCGAGGACGTGGAGCGCGCGGCGGGGCTGTCCCAGGGCAACACCACGGGCGGCTTCGTGGACAAGGGCGGGCGCGAGTACCTGGTCCGCAACCTCGCGCGCAGCGCCTCCGTGGAGGACCTGCGCTCCACCGTGGTCGCGATGCGCGACGGCGTGCCGGTGCGCCTCTCCCAGGTCGCCGAGGTGGACGTGGGGCCGGCGGTGAAGCGCGGTGATGGCGGCATGAACGGGCGCCCCGCGGTCATCCTCGCGGTGCAGAAGCAGCCCGGCGCGAGCACCCTCGCGCTGACGGAGCAGGTGGACCTCGCGGTGAAGGAGCTGCGCTCCACGCTGCCCGCGGACGTGCGCGTGGAGACGCTCTTCCGGCAGGCAGACTTCATCCAGGCCGCCATCGGCAACGTGGTGGAGGCGCTGCGGGACGGCGCGCTGCTCGTCGTGGTGGTGCTGTTCCTCTTCCTCGTCAACCTGCGCACCACGGCCATCACCCTCACCGCGATTCCGCTCTCCTTCGTCATCACCGCGCTGGTGATGAAGGCGTTCGGCCTGTCCATCAACACCCTGACACTCGGAGGCCTCGCGGTGGCCGTGGGCGAGCTGGTGGATGACGCCATCGTCGACGTGGAGAACGTCTACCGGCGTCTGCGGGAGAACCGGACGAAGGAGCAGCCGGAGCCCGTGCTGCGGGTCATCTACCTCGCCTCCTCGGAGGTGCGCGGGTCCATCGTCTTCGCCACGCTCATCGTGGTGCTGGTCTTCCTGCCCCTGTTCGCGCTCGGTGGAATCGAGGGGCGTCTGTTCGCGCCGCTCGGCGTGGCCTACGTGGTGTCCATCCTCGCCTCGCTGCTCGTGTCTCTCACCGTGACGCCCGCGCTGTGCGCGTACCTGCTCCCCAAGGGGCGCTTGCTGGAGCACGGCGACGGCGCCGTGGTGCGATGGTTGAAGGCGCGGGCCCGGCATGTGCTCGACTTCTCGCTGGCCCATTCGAGCGCGGTGATGATGGGGGCGACGGTGCTGGTGCTCGGCGCGGTGGCGGTGGTGCCGTTGCTCGGGCGCTCCTTCCTGCCGCCGTTCAACGAGGGCACCGCCACGGTCAATGTGCTGGCGCCCCCGGGCACGTCGCTGGAGGAGTCCAACCGCTTCGGACTCCTGGCCGAGCGGCTCATCGCCTCCGTGCCCGAGGTGAAGACGGTGGGTCGCCGCACCGGCCGCGCCGAGCAGGACGAGCACGCGGAGGGCGTGCACTACTCGGAGCTGGATGTGGACTTCAAGGAGGGCGGGCGTCCTCGCGACGTGGTGCTCGCGGACCTGCGCGAGCGGCTGTCCGTGCTGCCCGGCCTGTCCGTGTCCGTGGGACAGCCCATCTCGCATCGACTGGACCACCTGCTGTCCGGCATCCGCGCGCAGGTGGCGGTGAAGCTCTTCGGGCAGGACCTGGAGGCGCTGCGAGGCAAGGCGGAGGAGGTGCGCGC
It encodes:
- a CDS encoding efflux RND transporter periplasmic adaptor subunit; the encoded protein is MSSVMRSTFSLFLCLSLSGPAALAHTGESHAAAQPVVTGPSFSVPKETQFLLEVRTRRAAVRSVESRLVTPGKVVPRTDRIAQVSAPVAGRVLAANGAVPLVGQRVKRGEVLALVQQSLSTSESTGLSTNHFQAEAEVSRAHAALEQARRDLTRLESLQGVVAEKEVQQARLAVSTAEQEWSRAKSAREVLAGARQGQGTARVSLVAPIDGVLVEARASVGEQVDPSRPLFTVLDASIVWVEAHVYEAEVARAEGTTGALISTAAYPGQHFAAKPYHVGQMVDEATRSVRVLFEVDNREGRLRPGMFVDVALGEGGRKDELAVPTDAVVEDEGRAFVFIHTGPETFELRPVVLGGTDGAWRAVRQGLKTGERVVVSGVAALRLARGGR
- a CDS encoding efflux RND transporter permease subunit — encoded protein: MLDHVILFSLRHRLFVVLAAVAVLLYGGWAVTRLPVDVFPDLNRPTVTVMTEAGGLSPEEVETLVTTPIETSMNGAPGVQRVRSSSGVGLSIVHVEFDWGTDIYLDRQLVSERLQVARERLPRDVAPHLTPVSSIMGEILLLGVQSEEGRTSPLELRSLADWVLRQRLLTIPGIAQVTVLGGGVKQFQVRVAPAKLLAFGLTFEDVERAAGLSQGNTTGGFVDKGGREYLVRNLARSASVEDLRSTVVAMRDGVPVRLSQVAEVDVGPAVKRGDGGMNGRPAVILAVQKQPGASTLALTEQVDLAVKELRSTLPADVRVETLFRQADFIQAAIGNVVEALRDGALLVVVVLFLFLVNLRTTAITLTAIPLSFVITALVMKAFGLSINTLTLGGLAVAVGELVDDAIVDVENVYRRLRENRTKEQPEPVLRVIYLASSEVRGSIVFATLIVVLVFLPLFALGGIEGRLFAPLGVAYVVSILASLLVSLTVTPALCAYLLPKGRLLEHGDGAVVRWLKARARHVLDFSLAHSSAVMMGATVLVLGAVAVVPLLGRSFLPPFNEGTATVNVLAPPGTSLEESNRFGLLAERLIASVPEVKTVGRRTGRAEQDEHAEGVHYSELDVDFKEGGRPRDVVLADLRERLSVLPGLSVSVGQPISHRLDHLLSGIRAQVAVKLFGQDLEALRGKAEEVRAVMAQVPGVVDLQVEQQTLIPQLQVRLKREEAARLGVQPGAMAEQLEKAFNGVVVGQVLEGQRTFDVLVRYEERARVDAEAFRRALVDTPSGARVPVAAVAEVVESRGPNVIHHDHLQRRVVVMANVAGRDLGSAVEEVRERVAASVVLPTGTFLSYEGQFESQQSATRLIALLSLVSLVGMFLVLYAHFRSARLVAQVMLNIPLALVGSVTAVVLTGQPLSVATLVGFVTLCGIASRNTIMLISHYLHLVEHEGAVFGREMVVRGSLERLVPVLMTALTAGLALVPLALASGAPGKEILHPVATVILGGLISSTLLDLLVTPAVFHRFGRPALERYLSRKAAARAEDDLTLPGPRPEGERLAGSY